In Seriola aureovittata isolate HTS-2021-v1 ecotype China chromosome 17, ASM2101889v1, whole genome shotgun sequence, a genomic segment contains:
- the junbb gene encoding junB proto-oncogene, AP-1 transcription factor subunit b: protein MSTKMEQPFYHDDSFLSAYGHSDAAMHDYKLLKQNMNLNLTEPYRNLKSQLRAETDPYQGGQQDVGSLKLASPELERLIIQNSNGVITTPTPGQYFYNRGITDEQEGFAEGFVKALDELHKMNQMPPPNVSIGAGGVTTCSAAASSVFGSALQPEPPIYTTLNAYCPNTSLSSASSYPTATISYLPPHQQSHPQTSTHGTHPFQHSLPASGLHPQRLVALKEEPQTVPDLLSSDGSPPMSPIDLETQERIKAERKRLRNRLAATKCRRRKLERIARLEEKVKVLKNDNAGLSNTASVLRDQVAQLKQKVLTHVSSGCQLMLTSKMEAF, encoded by the coding sequence ATGTCTACAAAGATGGAACAGCCTTTTTATCATGACGACTCTTTTCTGTCGGCTTACGGCCATTCAGATGCAGCAATGCACGACTACAAACTGCTAAAGCAGAATATGAATTTGAACTTGACAGAGCCCTATCGCAACCTGAAATCCCAGCTGAGAGCCGAGACAGACCCGTACCAAGGGGGGCAGCAAGACGTGGGGTCCCTGAAGCTCGCATCCCCAGAGCTAGAGAGGCTCATCATCCAAAACAGTAACGGTGTGATCACCACTCCCACCCCCGGTCAGTACTTCTACAACCGGGGCATCACCGATGAGCAGGAGGGGTTCGCAGAGGGGTTTGTAAAAGCCCTGGACGAGCTGCACAAGATGAACCAGATGCCCCCTCCTAACGTGTCCATCGGTGCCGGTGGAGTTACGACGTGTTCAGCGGCGGCCTCTAGTGTCTTCGGCTCCGCCTTGCAGCCGGAGCCTCCTATCTACACAACACTGAACGCCTACTGCCCGAACACGAGCCTCTCTTCCGCATCCAGCTACCCTACAGCCACCATCAGCTACCTGCCGCCACACCAGCAGAGCCACCCGCAGACCTCGACGCACGGCACGCACCCGTTCCAGcactctctccctgcctccgGACTCCATCCGCAGCGGCTCGTCGCTCTGAAAGAGGAACCTCAGACGGTGCCCGACCTCCTGAGCAGTGACGGCTCGCCTCCGATGTCTCCCATCGACTTGGAGACCCAGGAGAGGATCAAGGCGGAGCGCAAGAGGCTGAGGAACCGACTAGCGGCCACCAAATGCCGGAGGCGCAAGCTGGAGCGCATCGCCCGGCTGGAGGAGAAGGTGAAAGTTTTGAAGAACGACAACGCGGGGCTCTCCAACACAGCGTCGGTGCTCCGGGACCAGGTCGCCCAGCTCAAACAGAAGGTCCTGACACATGTGAGCAGCGGCTGTCAGCTGATGCTTACAAGCAAGATGGAGGCGTTTTAA